One Corynebacterium tuberculostearicum DNA window includes the following coding sequences:
- a CDS encoding IS3 family transposase (programmed frameshift), with translation MFIVNQQRKKYTPEYRREAANLVIESQRPIAHVAKEIGVSATILGRWVKLERERRGASDGLSEADLRAENARLRRELAEAKMDNEFLFKSDSLLRRQATRTEKFELMQREKANYSIKRMARLLKVSRSGYYKWSHTQQKRLSGEDNRAAFYDDVDRKIHQIWSDSDEVYGAPRITAELIERYHISLNRKTVAKRMRMMGIEGISPRAFVPVTTIQAKRKSTLPDLVKRMFDTGELNRVWMSDITYLRTGEGWLYLCAVRDGHSRRVLGWAMDSVQDTYLVERALRMAHTLRGDVPDGLVFHADRGTQFTSEKLWEVCRNLGIAQSVGRTGVCFDNVMAESFWSTLKTEFYDRKRWATRDAARKAVAYWIEVVYNRRRRHSALGMISPADFENRIGLTTSRKEIAA, from the exons ATGTTCATTGTGAATCAACAGCGCAAGAAGTACACGCCGGAGTACCGGCGTGAAGCCGCAAACCTGGTAATCGAGTCGCAGCGCCCAATCGCTCATGTGGCTAAGGAAATTGGCGTATCAGCCACAATTTTAGGCAGGTGGGTCAAACTCGAGCGTGAGCGCCGAGGAGCATCCGACGGGCTAAGCGAGGCGGATCTTCGTGCTGAGAATGCTCGTCTGCGCCGTGAGCTGGCGGAAGCCAAGATGGATAACGAGTTTTTGT TCAAAAGCGACAGCCTTCTTCGCCGCCAAGCAACGCGAACAGAAAAGTTCGAATTAATGCAGCGAGAGAAGGCGAACTACAGCATCAAACGTATGGCACGGCTATTAAAAGTGTCTCGGTCTGGATACTACAAATGGTCTCATACGCAGCAGAAGCGGCTATCCGGCGAAGATAATCGTGCAGCTTTTTACGATGACGTTGACCGTAAGATTCATCAGATTTGGTCGGACTCCGACGAGGTTTATGGTGCTCCGCGGATCACCGCAGAACTTATCGAGCGGTACCACATTTCGCTTAATCGTAAGACTGTGGCTAAACGGATGCGCATGATGGGCATTGAAGGGATTTCCCCGCGGGCCTTTGTCCCAGTGACAACGATTCAAGCCAAGCGTAAGTCCACGCTTCCTGACTTGGTCAAGCGCATGTTTGATACTGGTGAGCTCAACCGAGTATGGATGTCGGATATTACCTACCTGCGCACCGGTGAAGGCTGGTTGTACTTGTGCGCAGTCCGCGATGGTCATTCCCGCAGGGTACTGGGCTGGGCTATGGATAGCGTTCAAGATACATACCTGGTCGAACGGGCCCTGCGGATGGCGCATACACTACGCGGTGACGTGCCTGACGGGCTAGTGTTTCACGCTGACCGCGGAACCCAATTTACCAGCGAGAAGCTTTGGGAAGTTTGCCGCAACCTGGGCATTGCTCAGTCCGTAGGGCGTACCGGCGTGTGCTTCGATAACGTGATGGCCGAGTCATTCTGGTCGACGCTTAAAACCGAATTCTACGACCGTAAGCGCTGGGCGACCCGTGATGCTGCACGCAAGGCCGTTGCCTACTGGATTGAAGTCGTCTACAACCGCCGACGTCGGCACTCCGCACTCGGGATGATAAGCCCCGCCGACTTCGAGAACCGCATCGGTCTAACCACCAGCAGAAAAGAAATAGCCGCCTAA